A region from the Maniola jurtina chromosome 20, ilManJurt1.1, whole genome shotgun sequence genome encodes:
- the LOC123875872 gene encoding protein D1-like codes for MKLVLACTAVVLLLSAVELARPMRRRKNSIAQIYRAANITPVPEQILQVNFGGIKVTPGLEVAPEDAVDLPTIGFDFIPGCYYTFLAYNSNYSISFLSPSIVGLYVNLNGDMLADSSAIATWLGPSPSPGTGINRYILNVYKQSGLIDTTDEQLLSYQIDRLRFPIDDFVATYGLSGPVAGTFFLSQYPVFASEDCL; via the exons ATGAAATTGGTATTAGCGTGTACAGCGGTGGTATTGCTGCTGTCCGCGGTAGAACTGGCGCGACCAATGCGGCGTCGGAAGAATTCCATCGCCCAGATATACAGAGCCGCTAATATCACTCCCGTACCAGAACAGATACTCCAA GTAAACTTCGGAGGAATAAAAGTGACTCCAGGTCTTGAAGTAGCCCCTGAGGATGCAGTTGATCTGCCCACTATTGGATTTGACTTCATCCCTGGCTGCTATTACACGTTTTTGGCATATA ACAGCAACTACTCAATCTCTTTTTTGAGTCCGTCCATAGTAGGGTTGTATGTCAACCTTAATGGCGATATGTTAGCGGACTCTTCCGCAATAGCAACTTGGCTTGGACCGAGCCCTAGTCCTGGCACTGGGATAAACCGTTACATACTGAATGTGTATAAACAAAGTGGATTGATTGATACCACTGATGAACAACTCCTCAG CTACCAAATCGACCGCCTGCGCTTCCCGATTGATGATTTCGTGGCGACCTACGGCCTTTCCGGCCCCGTCGCCGGAACCTTCTTCCTTTCGCAATATCCTGTATTCGCATCCGAAGATTGTCTTTGA